From the Acidobacteriota bacterium genome, one window contains:
- a CDS encoding SDR family oxidoreductase: MESARTEAASGRAAAGDWQGVPVLVTGGAGFIGSHLVDALVNAGADVRVLDNFATGRRENLRADGFELVEGDLRRAEDCRAAVAGRQVVFHQAALGSVPRSMADPATSLEVNVAGTARLFAEARDAGVERIVYASSSSVYGDHPGLPKVEGVEGKPLSPYALSKVMNEELAETFGRCFELRFIGLRYFNVYGPRQNPHGAYAAVIPRFFSACYAGEAPVIYGDGEQSRDFTFIDDAVAANLCAAGAPEEAWGRAYNVSGGREVTVNRLVELVRDLAGGPEPEYQQPRPGDVRASLADLSASRRLLGYDPQVVLEEGLQRTRAYYRQLSPASSP; the protein is encoded by the coding sequence ATGGAGTCGGCACGGACGGAAGCAGCTTCGGGGCGCGCTGCGGCTGGGGACTGGCAAGGGGTACCGGTGCTGGTCACCGGCGGCGCCGGCTTCATCGGCTCGCACCTGGTGGATGCTCTGGTCAACGCCGGCGCCGACGTCCGGGTGCTGGACAATTTCGCCACCGGCCGCCGGGAGAACCTGCGGGCCGATGGCTTCGAGCTCGTCGAAGGGGATTTGCGGCGGGCGGAGGACTGCCGTGCTGCGGTGGCGGGCCGGCAAGTGGTCTTTCACCAGGCGGCGCTGGGCTCGGTGCCGCGCTCCATGGCGGACCCCGCCACCTCCCTGGAGGTCAACGTCGCCGGTACCGCTCGCCTCTTCGCCGAGGCCCGGGATGCCGGCGTCGAGCGCATCGTCTACGCCTCCTCCTCCAGCGTCTACGGCGACCACCCGGGGCTGCCGAAGGTGGAAGGGGTGGAGGGCAAGCCCCTCTCCCCCTACGCCCTTTCCAAGGTGATGAACGAGGAGCTGGCGGAGACCTTCGGCCGCTGCTTCGAGCTGCGTTTCATCGGCCTGCGCTATTTCAACGTCTACGGGCCGCGGCAGAATCCCCACGGCGCCTATGCGGCGGTGATCCCGCGCTTCTTCAGCGCGTGCTACGCCGGCGAGGCGCCGGTGATCTACGGCGATGGGGAGCAGAGCCGCGACTTCACCTTCATCGACGACGCCGTGGCCGCCAATCTGTGCGCCGCCGGCGCTCCGGAGGAAGCCTGGGGACGGGCCTACAACGTCTCCGGCGGCCGGGAGGTGACGGTAAATCGGCTGGTGGAGCTGGTGCGGGACCTCGCCGGCGGGCCGGAGCCCGAGTATCAGCAGCCGCGCCCCGGCGACGTCCGCGCCTCGCTGGCGGATCTCAGCGCCTCTCGCCGACTGCTGGGCTACGACCCGCAGGTGGTGCTGGAGGAAGGGCTCCAGCGCACCCGCGCCTACTACCGGCAGCTGAGCCCGGCCTCCTCCCCGTGA
- a CDS encoding oligosaccharide flippase family protein encodes MDRRPQDSPPIPAPESSGGLGRRLSEALETLLRSQGLGAVLLRGGGGALLVTLAGTAVNLGCHVLLARWLGEKSYGVYAYWLTWVGILALLSRLGLETALVRFLAGYRAQREWSLSRGLLRRADQLCLLAAVVAGGLGAGALMVLAPRLEREMLVAGWTAALVVPVLALLGLRKGALQGLSRVVRGQVPDALLRPLLLSAAVAVAWWLGGARSAVMAMGLTVAAWTGALLLAWLWQRRALGEEGGAGAEPAYRTRAWLRVSLPLLLVSGMRQLLNQTDVLLVGMLLGPTEAGVYFVAARMTHLISFGLVAGNAVASPLIAESHTRGEEQRLQRLVTLSSWGATVAAGGLAVALFVLRGPVLGLFGGAFVAGGAVLGILAAGQVVNAATGPVGQLLNMTGHQDANARILAWITAANLLFSYPAILLLGSVGAAVVTSTLVAAKNLWTWVVVREVLGINSSILPLPVRGTGGSGS; translated from the coding sequence GTGGACCGCCGACCCCAGGATTCTCCGCCGATCCCCGCCCCGGAGAGCTCCGGTGGGCTGGGGCGCCGTCTCTCGGAGGCTCTGGAAACCCTGCTGCGAAGCCAGGGCTTGGGGGCGGTGCTCCTGCGCGGCGGCGGCGGCGCTCTGCTGGTAACCCTCGCCGGCACCGCGGTGAATCTCGGCTGTCACGTGCTCCTGGCCCGCTGGCTGGGGGAAAAGAGCTACGGAGTCTACGCCTACTGGCTCACCTGGGTGGGCATCCTCGCCCTGCTCTCCCGTCTGGGGCTGGAGACCGCGCTGGTGCGCTTTCTGGCCGGATATCGGGCCCAGCGAGAGTGGTCTCTGAGCCGCGGTCTGCTGCGGCGGGCGGATCAGCTCTGCTTGCTGGCGGCGGTGGTGGCCGGCGGCCTGGGTGCAGGGGCGCTGATGGTGTTGGCACCGCGGCTGGAGCGGGAAATGCTGGTGGCGGGCTGGACCGCCGCCCTGGTGGTTCCGGTACTGGCGCTTCTGGGGCTGCGCAAGGGCGCTCTCCAGGGGCTCTCGCGGGTGGTGCGGGGGCAGGTGCCGGACGCCCTTCTGCGGCCCCTGCTGCTGAGCGCCGCGGTGGCGGTGGCCTGGTGGCTCGGCGGGGCTCGCTCGGCGGTGATGGCCATGGGGCTTACCGTCGCCGCCTGGACCGGGGCTTTGCTGCTGGCTTGGCTGTGGCAACGCCGAGCCCTCGGGGAAGAGGGTGGAGCCGGAGCCGAACCCGCCTACCGCACCCGCGCCTGGCTGCGGGTCTCCCTGCCGCTGCTGCTGGTCTCCGGCATGCGCCAGCTACTGAACCAAACCGACGTGCTGCTGGTGGGTATGCTGCTGGGCCCGACGGAGGCCGGGGTGTATTTCGTCGCCGCCCGCATGACCCACCTCATCTCCTTTGGCCTGGTGGCGGGGAACGCCGTCGCCTCACCGCTCATCGCCGAGAGCCACACCCGCGGGGAAGAGCAGCGGCTGCAGCGGCTGGTGACCCTCAGCTCTTGGGGCGCCACCGTTGCCGCCGGCGGCTTGGCGGTGGCTCTCTTCGTGCTCCGGGGACCGGTGCTGGGGCTCTTCGGCGGGGCCTTCGTCGCCGGTGGCGCGGTGCTCGGCATCCTCGCCGCCGGCCAGGTGGTGAACGCTGCCACCGGTCCCGTGGGCCAGCTCCTCAACATGACCGGGCACCAGGACGCCAACGCCCGCATCCTGGCCTGGATCACCGCCGCCAATCTGCTCTTCAGCTATCCCGCCATCCTGCTCCTGGGCAGCGTCGGGGCGGCGGTGGTGACCAGCACCCTGGTGGCGGCGAAGAATCTGTGGACCTGGGTGGTGGTGCGGGAGGTGTTGGGGATCAATTCCTCGATTCTGCCGCTGCCGGTACGGGGCACCGGAGGCTCGGGATCATGA
- a CDS encoding nucleotide sugar dehydrogenase: MSSAQELQRSIEDGSARVAVIGLGYVGLPVALSFAETGLTVLGFDIDAAKVESLNQGQCYIRHLDAGRLTSALEAKRFEATVDFDRLAEAEVIVACVPTPLDAYRQPDLSHVVHTTEAIARRLRRGQLVILESTTYPGTTDEVVAEVLGKSGLALGEDFFLAYSPEREDPGNPDFSTTDIPKVVGGTDEASGDLAESFYRRAFPQVHRVSSARAAEATKLMENIFRAVNIALVNELKVVYDSMDIDIWEVLDAANTKPFGFMRFNPGPGWGGHCIPVDPFYLSWKAREYGLTPRFIELAGQVNVEMPRWVVDKLQQALNQRRKALAGSQVLVLGLAYKKDIDDPRESPAFEIIHRLLELGAEVSYHDPRIPKAPSMRSWPDLPAMESRPLTAETLAATDAVLLITDHSDVDYDLVVEHAPLVVDTRGIYRRHLDNLVRA; encoded by the coding sequence ATGTCCAGCGCGCAAGAGTTGCAGCGCAGCATTGAAGACGGCAGCGCCCGGGTGGCGGTCATCGGTCTCGGCTATGTCGGCCTGCCGGTAGCGTTGAGCTTCGCCGAGACCGGTTTGACGGTTCTCGGCTTCGACATTGATGCCGCCAAGGTGGAGAGTCTGAACCAGGGCCAGTGCTACATCCGGCACCTCGACGCCGGCCGTCTCACCAGCGCCTTGGAGGCGAAGCGCTTCGAGGCGACGGTGGATTTCGACCGCCTGGCGGAAGCGGAGGTCATCGTGGCCTGCGTTCCCACACCGCTGGACGCCTACCGCCAGCCGGATCTGAGCCACGTGGTGCACACCACCGAGGCCATTGCCCGGCGGCTGCGGCGGGGGCAGCTGGTGATCCTCGAATCCACCACCTATCCCGGAACCACCGATGAGGTGGTGGCGGAGGTGCTGGGAAAGAGCGGGCTGGCGCTGGGGGAGGACTTCTTCCTCGCCTACTCGCCGGAGCGCGAGGACCCGGGGAACCCGGACTTCAGCACCACCGACATTCCCAAGGTGGTGGGAGGAACGGACGAGGCGTCCGGCGACCTGGCGGAGTCCTTCTACCGCCGGGCCTTCCCGCAGGTGCATCGGGTTTCTTCGGCCCGTGCCGCCGAGGCCACCAAGCTGATGGAGAATATTTTCCGGGCGGTGAATATCGCCCTGGTGAATGAGCTCAAGGTGGTCTACGACAGCATGGACATCGACATCTGGGAGGTGCTGGACGCCGCCAACACCAAGCCCTTCGGCTTCATGCGCTTCAACCCCGGCCCCGGCTGGGGTGGCCATTGCATTCCGGTGGATCCGTTCTATCTGAGCTGGAAGGCTCGGGAGTACGGCCTGACGCCGCGCTTCATCGAGCTTGCCGGGCAGGTCAATGTGGAGATGCCCCGTTGGGTGGTGGACAAGCTCCAACAGGCCCTCAACCAGCGCCGCAAGGCCCTCGCCGGCAGTCAGGTCCTGGTGCTCGGGCTGGCCTACAAGAAGGATATCGACGATCCCCGGGAGAGCCCGGCCTTCGAGATCATCCACCGGCTTCTGGAGCTGGGGGCGGAGGTCTCCTACCACGATCCAAGGATCCCCAAGGCGCCGTCCATGCGCAGCTGGCCGGATCTGCCGGCGATGGAATCCCGCCCCCTAACCGCCGAGACCCTGGCGGCCACCGACGCGGTGCTGTTGATCACCGACCACTCGGACGTGGACTACGATCTGGTGGTCGAGCATGCGCCGCTGGTGGTGGACACCCGCGGCATCTACCGCCGGCATTTGGACAACCTGGTCCGGGCCTGA
- a CDS encoding sulfotransferase, with protein sequence MSRRASRAQPPLPNLIVGGAQRAGTTSLHYLLAGHPQIYFPDKPQEIHFFDVDGAYDRGLEHYRRLFRGWQEEPWVGQTSPLYLFEPSVPERIHRHLPQARMIFILRQPVARAYSHYWLEVRYGWETESFERALELEEERLAGGFDARRNYSYVARGRYAEQLQRYHDLFPRRQILVLLQEELRADPERFIGRCAEFLDLPAEGFPAPGGRVAHRNAARLPRWPRLQRWARPVREVFPRFGYLVDRLNLQRRSYPPMAEDTRRRLEELFAPEIDAFEELTGIDATVWRPKDWRPR encoded by the coding sequence ATGAGCCGTCGAGCTTCTCGAGCTCAGCCACCGCTGCCCAATCTCATCGTCGGCGGTGCTCAGCGGGCGGGCACCACCAGTCTGCACTATCTGCTGGCGGGGCACCCCCAGATCTACTTTCCGGACAAGCCCCAGGAGATCCACTTCTTCGACGTCGACGGGGCCTACGACCGGGGGCTGGAGCACTACCGCCGCCTCTTCCGCGGCTGGCAGGAGGAACCGTGGGTGGGGCAGACCTCGCCCCTCTATCTCTTCGAGCCCTCGGTGCCGGAGCGCATTCACCGCCACCTGCCCCAGGCGCGGATGATCTTCATCCTGCGTCAGCCGGTGGCCCGGGCCTACTCCCACTATTGGTTGGAGGTGCGCTACGGCTGGGAGACGGAGAGCTTCGAGCGCGCCCTGGAGCTCGAAGAGGAGCGCCTCGCGGGCGGCTTCGACGCCCGGCGCAACTACTCCTATGTCGCCCGGGGACGCTATGCGGAGCAGCTCCAGCGCTACCACGATCTCTTTCCCCGCCGGCAGATTCTGGTGCTGCTGCAAGAGGAGCTGCGGGCCGATCCCGAACGCTTCATCGGCCGCTGTGCCGAGTTTCTCGACCTGCCGGCGGAGGGTTTTCCGGCGCCGGGAGGGCGCGTGGCTCACCGCAACGCCGCCCGCCTGCCCCGGTGGCCGAGGCTCCAGCGCTGGGCGCGGCCGGTGCGGGAAGTCTTCCCGCGCTTCGGGTACCTGGTGGACCGGCTCAACCTCCAGCGGCGTTCCTACCCACCGATGGCGGAGGACACCCGCCGGCGGTTGGAGGAGCTCTTCGCGCCGGAGATCGATGCCTTCGAAGAGCTCACCGGAATCGACGCTACGGTCTGGAGGCCGAAGGATTGGAGGCCGCGATGA